A DNA window from Thermococcus sp. 4557 contains the following coding sequences:
- a CDS encoding DUF473 domain-containing protein has translation MEAITLAGIARRVLDELLRSPYKTIEVRGARNVVALERARELGRVFLTYETFQDVTVGTEGLLAEILRLESMEQRIPWEESDEREVTVCRAQVRLLGLGRIVEVRKRNTVLVVRVREMLPQEMDIG, from the coding sequence ATGGAGGCGATAACTCTCGCCGGAATCGCGAGACGGGTTCTCGATGAGCTTTTGAGGAGTCCCTACAAGACCATTGAGGTAAGGGGTGCGAGGAACGTCGTGGCGCTCGAAAGGGCCCGCGAGCTCGGGAGGGTCTTTCTCACCTACGAGACTTTCCAGGATGTTACTGTGGGCACAGAGGGGCTTCTCGCGGAAATACTTCGCCTGGAGAGCATGGAGCAGAGGATTCCATGGGAAGAGAGCGACGAGAGGGAAGTGACCGTGTGCAGGGCGCAGGTGAGGCTCCTCGGCCTCGGCAGAATAGTCGAAGTGAGAAAGAGGAACACGGTGCTGGTTGTCAGGGTTCGCGAGATGCTGCCGCAGGAGATGGACATAGGTTAA
- the nucS gene encoding endonuclease NucS, with protein sequence MSKVEAVQNPPREEILRIVDSALSSEAMLTIFARCRVHYDGRAKSELGSGDRVIIIKPDGAFLIHQSKKREPVNWQPPGSFVTIEERDGIIILRSVRRKPKEILEVELEEVYLVSLFKAEDYEELALTGSEAEMAEMIFRNPELIEPGFKPLFREKQIGHGIVDILGRDGDGNLVVLELKRRKADLHAVSQLKRYVEALSREHESVRGILVAPSLTSGAKKLLEKEGLEFRKVQPPKREKLGKGRQKTLF encoded by the coding sequence ATGTCAAAGGTTGAGGCCGTTCAGAATCCCCCTCGCGAGGAAATCCTGAGGATAGTAGACTCCGCCCTGTCGTCCGAGGCAATGCTGACGATATTCGCCCGCTGCAGGGTGCACTACGATGGAAGGGCCAAGAGCGAGCTCGGCTCAGGCGACAGGGTTATAATAATCAAGCCTGACGGTGCCTTTCTCATCCATCAGAGCAAGAAGCGGGAACCCGTCAACTGGCAGCCGCCTGGGAGCTTTGTAACGATTGAGGAGCGCGATGGCATAATCATCCTCCGCTCCGTGAGGAGGAAGCCGAAGGAGATACTAGAGGTCGAGCTTGAGGAGGTCTACCTGGTCTCCCTGTTCAAGGCCGAAGACTACGAAGAGCTTGCTTTGACAGGCAGCGAGGCCGAGATGGCGGAGATGATATTTAGAAACCCCGAACTCATCGAGCCGGGCTTCAAGCCCCTCTTCAGGGAAAAGCAGATCGGCCACGGCATAGTGGACATCCTCGGACGCGATGGGGACGGTAACCTCGTCGTCCTTGAGCTGAAGCGCAGGAAGGCCGACCTGCATGCCGTCAGCCAGCTTAAGCGCTACGTTGAGGCCCTGAGCAGGGAACACGAGAGTGTTAGGGGAATACTGGTCGCACCGTCCCTGACATCCGGCGCAAAGAAACTCCTCGAAAAGGAGGGCCTTGAGTTCAGAAAGGTTCAGCCACCGAAGAGGGAAAAGCTCGGAAAAGGCCGGCAGAAAACCCTGTTTTAA